aattgttccCACGACTAGTattacttaaaggcaccataccaCTGATCTGGCGTAATGAGAGAAACAACgggaaaagatagaaatgaCGTTGTATATTGCGAGATTCTGAGTGGTTTTGCTCATCTCTCTAACAGtcgaaaaaacggcgtgggaagtGCTTTAGTTCCTGGAAGGTATTTAAGACCGCTAATCGCTGCACGtgaacgcggcgcgtgcacaagggtggcgcgttacaAATGAAATCGTCGTAATAAACCTCGTCTTCCatgccgatttttttttacgacgatttcattTGTAACACGAAGAGGGAACAGCGGAACGACCCTCGATCTCATAACCTGcaatcccatctctagcttttcccgcggattctctcaccgcatcagattcgtggtatgctccctttaaGTTTTTCACACAAGTGGTCCTATAAATGAGGGTCTTACTTTCTAGGAGGAAGATCCTCAAATAGCTAATCTCTGGAGATCCTCAAATAGCTAATCTAGACGAAGCTAGCGAAGACGATCCTACTAATATTTAGCTTTCCAAACCCAATAAAACGGCTGTAAGTCTTTTGCGTTCCTCGACAAAGCAAAGAAttattttagagaagaaaactaaaattacCTAGAATCACAATGCTTCCCAATAATTCCAGCCGCACTGACAACCATCTGTTCgaaacaagagaaaagtaTGAGCACCGCACATGTGTCTCAAGCTTAAAATACACATAagttatctgaaaaaaatgacattaaaATTAATGATTTACCTTCTCTTTATTTTGTCTTCTGAACATATCGGCCCAACCAAAAGCGCGAATCGTTGTTGCGCCTTGGATACTTTCGTCAAAGTGGGAATATATCGGAGATCTAGTCAACGAAGCTAATCGTTGGAGTTGACGTGAACACGGGATAAAGTAACGCTGGAAAGAATAATATCAAATCACGAATAATCCTCATAAGCGAGGTGACTCTACGTTTctgtggaaaataaaaacaacagtaacaactaatgaaaataacaacaaaatccaTCAGGATGTCCAAGAAAACCGCTAAAAGAACATAACCAGTAATAACTGCTCGaagaacttcaagaaaaacttcttcaagatattcagagaaaaaaccgCAATAAACTGGAATTAGAAAACTATGTTGTAAATGTTTTAACCTACCAATATTAGTAgataaatgatgaaaatggGAATGATTACCGCAACAAAGAGAGGAGTGGAAATGGAGATGATGATGCACGTctaaagaatcaaaaaaaaagtcagaacaTAATACCACTTACAAGAAAGGGCCCTAAAAAGACAGTGCACCAAAAGTTCTTTAACTCGTTTAGAAGTTTACCTGCAGAACGTTCATGAAAGCGACAGCGAGAAACCGGAAGTTAGAGGAAAGACGGAGATCAACAGTTTCCATATCCTAAAGACCAAATACCCAACAAACACAGGACGACACTTCGCAGTTTTATGCTTACCTTTCCAAGCCTATTCAAAATACGTCCTAAAGGAGTAACATCGAAATGAGAAAGAGGGTTTCGAAGGATATTGTGGAGCAATGGTTTGTGTAGTCTTAACGATGCTGCTACTCCTCCAAGGATGAGCGAAGTGAGACACAAATAGAGGGCAGCGACTGAAGCATGGTGGTtcaattttagttttatttttgcaaaaatatttgtttctcTGTAGTTATAAGCAGGGTCTGGAAagatataatatttatataagAAATATTCTGCTCGAGTAATAAGAAGTGACAGAATGGAATGATTCAAAGAACGAGCGGCTCCTCCAAGAAGGAGACCTTAGCAATTACATATAAGTAACTACTATGTTTATGTTTCTTGTTGTGTTGTCCTGTTGCGATTGCGCTGATCTTTTGCTATTTGCGAATACCACGTTAAGCCGATCTTATCGAGCAGCGCAGCCGCGTCGCAGCGTACGTGATTCAAGAACAAGAGTCTTCAAGAACCTTACAAGGACAGAATAGCAGGTGAGCCCTattgagaaagaaaggaagaggcTTGGCAGAAAAACAGACGCTCACCTTCCAAAAACCCAAAAAGCGCAAACACTCCCAACCGTAATCCCAACGGTTTTGCAAGTGCTTCATCTGCTCCAGGAATGTTATCGTTCGACCTAAAAGGCATTTCGAAGGTTTAAGAGCGGTTCACACAACAAATTATCAAGAACAAACCAGTCAGTAAGCCAGAGGTTCCTTCCCATGACAAATACAGAATTGAGCACTAAAGTTACAGCAAACGGAATAAAATAACGCAGAATGCCCATAGATTTGAAGTAGGTCAtgtaaatggaaaatttcaccTAGAGAAAACGAAGAGTTTACACATTGGTAGCGTATTCAACAAATGAACTATCATTGACTTACCCTTCCTAAGTCCGCTTTTTCATCTTCGATtgttttttgctgcttttttctgcCCTGAGATGCCACAACacatttaaaacatttttaaagttGGAACAAAACACTATATCAAATCGAAAATATAGAGATTTAAGATTTGAGTTCttcgaacatttttgaaattccaaaCAGGAAAGGAAACGAAAGTTAAAGCAGTTTTCTTTGCATTAACTGATTACGGTAAGTGATATGGTTTTCGCCATGTTGAAAActtaaatttttccagaacgtTAAGGACAGAATCGAATGCAATCCACTCTATACAAAATGTGCACCAGAGGATTCCtcaaatctggaaaaaaataatgtcatTCAAAAGTCAGTCAAAAGTGAATATCGAACAAATTAATGGATAGGAGACAGTCTCAACCTATCAGATCAATTCATGAACGTTTAAACCCAGGTGCTGTGAGCAGATTAAAAGAGTAATCAGAAGCCTCGCTGAACTGCGTAATTTGCGAGTACTGTAGCTTTGCTGACAGCTCTGCCCTCTCACGttcctcacattttttttaatggaagcTATCAGGTTGAAAAACGCGGCGAATTTGCACTGATAACATTGCGCGAAAAATAACTGAGATCTGTCCCTTTGATAACATCTTAGCAGTTCAAGGAGATCCCTCAGTCGATTCCAATTACGTTGTAGATGTAGCAGTATTCGTTTCAAGCGGCTCAAAAGCGCAACAAGAATGAGGAATTGAATAGTGTGCTTAAAAGCGACgccagctacgagaaagatattgaGCAAAGATGCAGTAATTACGATTCAACATACAAATCCTTAACGAAATTATCACGGTGGACAAAAATTGCCAACGAAATCAAGCTGCCATCTATATGCTATTCGCCCTGTCCTGGGCTAAAATAGATACCGAAGGCTCATAACAGCACTGTCTGCAGTGATGACGAAGCTACGACTATACGGAGTGGAAGCCGCCTTCGGGTCTTCACCTACTTGTGACCAAAGATATGAAATCACGAAAGAATTCAAACAGaagtatagtcgagtcaaaacgacatgaagtacggtgcattTGCATACGCACTCGATACTGTGCGGTGGatgcagcagttggaaccgagctgagaccatcgcaaactgcagcgacggGTGGTGTTAGCAAGGATTCCGCTTCTAACCGCTAgactccaccgcgccgcctcgagagaagccacgtacacaattgcaccgtgcttcatgtccttctgaccctactatattcgGAGTGCATCCGCGGCAAAAGCGCTGAGAATATACAATTCTGTCCCGCCGAAAGAAGTCACGGAAAACCCTTTTTGCTTCGTCCGTCAACAAAATCTGAAAGCACTCTGCGCGAGGTAGTTTTGATGGCACTTCAGCCGAGAAGTAAAGTTCTGCGAAACAGCGAAAGGAACCTACGTCGACGATGATCGCATTAGATCATAACACTAGTCTACAGTTTAAATCTAAAATAATTCATAGGCCTGCTGACCGATGGACATGATGTGTGCGAAATGTGCGAAAcaacacaaagaagaacattGTCATGAAAGGAATCTTCCGGACCGAAAATGTACACTTACAGAGATGAAGTCCTACGCCGACTAGAAATGCTGAACTCGTAAATGCTTTGgtgcgacaaaaaaaaatagattaataAAATTGACGGTTAGAGAGTAGGTTTCTAATCATGAAATAGCTACAAACCTTGCGCGATCCTTTTGAAGACCGACTAATCTTGCTTACTATTGATAACATTTCGTCGACCTCCATAACAGGTTCCCCTTCATCTTCATCTGACctataagaaaaatatgttcggAATAAACATGAAGGGGACCATCAATATTAGGAGCTTTTGCAAAGTGAAAGTTTCGACTAGTTTGTATGGTGTAAGTTACTCGTTGAAAAACCAACTGGCTCTCTCACGATTATAATGCGATTACAAAAACAGCAGTATGCTGAGGAGACTATACATTTCGGAACTCTTTGTTGTAGAGAGTTCCTCCTCTTTTTGTGACTCCTGCAGAATCTCTGACGCATCACTGTCTCCGAGAAGGTTGTCATAAGTGTCCGTATGAACAATTGTACCTCCTATAAAATGCAAGAACACTCACCGTCATTATCAAAATTAGAACACATTGGATGGTATTGGAACCTACCTCTCATGACAACTACGACGTTAGTATCCCTGAGATAGGAGAGACCATGAGTGACAAGAATTCTAGGGAAGATGCAAATATTAttccaaaagaagaaaaagtgctgTCTCTGCCAACTTTCGTGTACAAACTTTATTTCCTTTGTACTAGAGTAGAAGATAGGTtagaaacaatttctttttttttctcttctacacGATTGAATTGAAGAATCTAAGTTGAAGCAAATACCTTGTCTTCTTTGCTAGCAGACCTTGTGGACCAATGACGTTGTTGAAAATGTGCTTGGACACGTGCGCATCAACAGCTGATAAAGGATCATCCAGCAGATAAACGTCGCGATCCTGGTAAACTGCTCTGGCGAGAGCGACTCGAGCTTTCTGACCTCCAGAAAGGTTCACGCCCTGAATTGAGTGATCAGGAATTAATAAGGAATCTGGCCGCAATGTCATAACAGGAACGGCAACCTTCTCTCCAATTTCTGTCAGGTCTCCACACGGAAGCTGAGCCAAGTCTTGATTGAGAGCGCAAGCCTGGAGAATCTCATGTAAATAATTGAGATATGTAAGTTCCTTGAAAGATGCCCACACCTCAAGAACAGCTCCGTAGGCTACACTATCGAATTCTTTTTCCATAATAATGTTGTCTCTTAGAGTGCTATTTCGAACCCATGGTTGCTGTGGCACGTATGCTGCAGTGCCGCGCAGTCCAACATAACCCCGAAGCTTCTCCATTTCACCTTTagtattttaaaacaaataatttcgcTCGAGTACTACGTCTGAGTAGAAAGTCAACAAAAGACTCCAAATCTTACCAAGCACCGCCATTAATAAACTAGATTTTCCAGCTCCAACCGTGCCGACAACAGCTACCAGCTGACCTTTATGGATCTAAATCACATCCTAACCTTTAACGATGTTATAATCTTGCAAAGAATTAAGCAAAACAGCAAGAACtcaatttcagcaaaaaaaaacacacacagaaGCGCTTACATTCAAATAGATGTCGTGCAATTGTGGTGGTTCATTGCGATCCCATGCAAAAGCAGCTGATGCCACATCGGCTGAATCCGAATAATCTGAAAGTTGCTGATAGATTGGACCGAtgattagaaaaaagtgcagcaTACACGTATCATCCTCGTCACGGTCAACAACAGTCTCAGAGAGTTCCTCAGCAACTAGGAATTCCTTAAGACGTTTGTTTGACACGACCACCTGAAAGCAGTGAAAATTTGGGACTTTTATTCAATAGAAATTTCCGGGATTACCTGAACAGTTTGAGAGATCAGGTCGGCCGCCATCATTAAGGGACCTCTTAGCTGATTGAAAAGAGTCAGCGAAACAAATGCAATTTGAGGAGTGAGAATGTTATCGGGTGAGGATAGCGTGTAGGTGGTAAACGTGACAAGTGCTACCTTAATTTGCAAAGAAGCTAAAGATACATGACACATGGAATATCGACGGTGGCGGCTCAACTTACCAAAAATGGCGCAGCAATGTTCAGCATATCGGCAAGAGTTTTAACGACACCAGCCTTGCGAACAAGACTCATCTCTTTCACGCGAATTTGATCTATAACATCTTCCAAGGCCGGCTCCCATGCATACAATTTCACTACCTGCAATTTTCTCATGATCAACAATGCCTGGCCGTTCGCAAATCAACCATATAGTTcggaaattttattgaaattcctcaaaataaTCAAGTGCAGAAGTGCAAAATACCTCAGATAGCAAAATCGATAGGAGGAATATTATAGAAGAGAAACGCAACAATAATCAGTAAACGGCACCTTTATCCCAGACAGAACTTCATTTGTCATTCTAATACGTTCATCCTTCAAACGCATTTGTTGTACGGTCCATCTCTTTGATATCAAAGACATGCAAATGTTGAAAGGAATTAACGAGATCTGAAGTTGTGCAAATTCATTTCACATTAAATGGTTCGAGAACATTTTCAGTAGTAATTGTCTTACCATAATTAAAAAGCCAGCAAACACAGCAAACCCAACAGTTTTCCAAAGAAGAAACGTACAGATGATTATCTGAAAACATTCACTGCTCCATCCATATCGTATTCGTATACAAGTAGGATTCTAGCGCACGTTCAGCAAAGTACTCTTTCTAACTATGCCATTCCTCTTAACCAATGTAGAAAAATGtcttataaaaaagaaaaaaaaacactttttactccaaaacaaaggaagaaagataaaaGTACTTTATACTTCATATACCATGGCAAATTATTGAAATGGCGAAAGCGAATGGCATTAAGAGACATAAGAGAAATATAATTGGTGACAAAAAGTTTGGTAAAATCAGGGTTTAGTGgtcaaagtgaaaaatgctACCAATTTGTAGAAAGACTAATTTGATAAGAATGTGAGCGTGATCTAGTTTAGCGATATATTCTCTTGTCGAGTGCGATTAAAATTGTCTGCGACATGAATGCTCGTTGCTTTGAAGGTCAAAAATTACCTGCATGGGGCTACTCCAGTATTGTTGCAGTTGTGGAGTGATCAATCGGAAGCGGTCTACATCAATAGCCATTAGATTCACAATTTCACCATGAGTTTTCTGTTTCCTGGACGAGTTTGACAGCTTCAGTGTCTATAGCAAATCTAATTTCCCAACGGTGAATTGTTCGACAACCCACCGAAATGGCGGTGAGTCTCATTTGAAACAATACTTATCAATAGCACAGAAAATTAGTTCTGCATATTTGTTATACAAGTACTTGGCATATGGTCGCATTTCTCACCTTGTTATAGACGGCTGTGGTCAAAGTGCTCTGAATCTTCGTTCCAATGCGGAACATTATTGTGAAATAATTGTTTAGGAAAAGAGAACGCAAGACACCAGAAACAAAAAGTCCTGCTGAGTAGAAAAGACCTTCGTACAAAGGTGCATCCGTACTTTCAGTGAATGTGATGAGTAAACTAAAACAAACGAAAGGTATTGTTCGAGAGAATCCATTGCAAGTTTTACCACATACCTGAGAAAACCGGGATTAGCAAATTGAATGAGGTCCGAGAACAGTTTGATAACGCTTCCACCAATAAATTCCCACTTGAACATTCTCCAAAGAGCACCAATGATAGATGGAAGAGCAACATCATCtgaataaagttaaagtttctggcgttaatcaatccgcttgggatgctcccccacgttcgcttcaattcagaatcgtttgaggtttacgaacgtgtaactggcctatacaatgacttgcggtggctagcagATGTGCCAATACAtgttctggtaccaatttatcgaccccagagggatgaaaggcttggtgagcactagggcggattcgaaactccgatcgatcgtccaggaagcggaacctctaatcgctacactGCACCCGccccttttttgaaatcactACAGTTTTCCACTGCTATTCAGAGGATTATACCCCAGTATATTGAGATTACAAACAGACTACAATAATACTACTACTGAAAAGAATTATCGTTCCTTTAAGCATTTTATACAATAACATGATTACTCTCTATCTATCTACCCATCTCTGTATCTATAtctatgtgtgtgtttgtgtgcgaaaacatagtcgggtcaaaacgacctgaagctggTGTTAGTATCGAGGCAGGACTATCGGTAGTTTCAATGCAACACCTTTGCGCCGCGCCCCCGCATATGGTTCgccgaaaatccattcggacgcccctataggcaattcatttcatagtGACCAGAATCTGCACAAAACCAATTTCATGGGCACAAATgtgttgcaatagaggacgtcgtaagcaaccgcattccgaagccgtctgtttacagtgatacagggagagatgagcggaatcaccctgtATTCATCATCTACAATCCGATATAGGTATgttccaacgaaaatccatatcacgccagattcgtggagtgatgcccttaaatTGGCTTTGTGCAGATTCTTGTCACTAATGCCTTATCTGACATCAGATATCAAGAAACTACAGCAAAAAGTCGCAAACCTCTGTCAGTAGACATGGTTTTTTGATTGGTTCCATAAGTTTTGCCAATTTCAGAAATGAGTGGAGTGCTCTCAGTAGTATAAAAGTTCTTGTCGGAAGACTGAGAGCGTTGACGAAGTTCGTAgtctaaaaaacaaaaagatagaTCAACGACGAATTTAGAAACGAGATCCTTGAAACCCGACCTGTTACGGATTTATTCCACTCAGTCTCCCACAACGCTTGAAGGTTATCCGATTGCAATCCCTCGTCCAAATCAAAAAGACTGTCGATCTgtgagaatttaaaaattgaaccAACTGTTAGGCATTGCTTTCGTTGCTTGCGAATGCACGAAAGTACTGCTCTCGGTACCTCAAGCGAATTCTTGTAGGCTTTCGATATCAATGGGCTAAACCACCAAAGAACTTGACGATTAGGGAAGGATGCTGAAGTTTCTGGATTGCCCTTCGTGTATaggaaatactgaaaaaattagTAGGGGTAGAGGTTTCAGCTGACAGGTATATAATTGTCGAAGAATACGACAGCAAAGGCAGCGTTACATCCTAactataaaagataaagtgtcggcattaatccacttgggatgagccagcacgttcacttcaattcagaatcactGGAGGTtgacgaacgtgtaattggcctatacagcctatacaatgacttgttgAGGCtcgccgatgtgccaagtaaGTGATTTTATACTTGCAATCAAATCCGGGAGCAACTATTCGATCCGGGATGAAGCGCTTGGTTGGCtctacggcggattcgaacttccgatcgtgcagacagcggaagcTCTACCTGATACCACCACCATCCCTCGCCCTAACTGccagttgagtcaaaacgacatcagtTTCAAGATAGGTCGTCCGGAAATAAGCGCGCCTCTGAGTGTCAGGGGTGGGGCACTCTTACGTTTTTGTCTTTCTAACTGTagctcacatttttttaatgcttgGGCCCCATAGTCCCGACTGatctaattattttcttcgagaaaaaagggaGTGAAAAAGAGGgactgagtgccccccccaactacatttcaccTCAATTCCGTAAGTGGCGGAATGGAGTGGAGATCGAAATGGAGTGGTGCAGCAAATGGTTAAGATaaatgggaccctcgctagctccacccACTGCTCTAGTTCGAATGATGTTAGTGGTGGTCCTAACTCGATCCGTGCCGCTCACTCGACCGCACCACTTCAAGCAGTTTGTGCAACTTCACCgaacttcaggtcgttttaacccAACTGTAACAATTATGAATTATGATTATCTAAAGGCTACACCAGAACGTGAATAAATGGCGAAACTCTCTCAGAAGAGGAGGAGGGATAACCTCTCGAGTAAGAAGGATATGGagtaaaagtgcaaaaaataagTGTAAAAACATGTGTGGGTACCTTGCTGTTGCAGAATGGAGATGGATCGGAAAAGCAGTTGAAGAACAACTGAAGCAATAAAAGTGGATAGAATGCCAAGTAGCAAAC
The Necator americanus strain Aroian chromosome I, whole genome shotgun sequence genome window above contains:
- a CDS encoding hypothetical protein (NECATOR_CHRI.G1001.T1), which codes for MRLKPLLAPLIAAVQDGLTWIPAETSASFPNRQVLWWFSPLISKAYKNSLEIDSLFDLDEGLQSDNLQALWETEWNKSVTDYELRQRSQSSDKNFYTTESTPLISEIGKTYGTNQKTMSTDRDDVALPSIIGALWRMFKWEFIGGSVIKLFSDLIQFANPGFLSLLITFTESTDAPLYEGLFYSAGLFVSGVLRSLFLNNYFTIMFRIGTKIQSTLTTAVYNKTLKLSNSSRKQKTHGEIVNLMAIDVDRFRLITPQLQQYWSSPMQIIICTFLLWKTVGFAVFAGFLIMISLIPFNICMSLISKRWTVQQMRLKDERIRMTNEVLSGIKVVKLYAWEPALEDVIDQIRVKEMSLVRKAGVVKTLADMLNIAAPFLVALVTFTTYTLSSPDNILTPQIAFVSLTLFNQLRGPLMMAADLISQTVQVVVSNKRLKEFLVAEELSETVVDRDEDDTYYSDSADVASAAFAWDRNEPPQLHDIYLNIHKGQLVAVVGTVGAGKSSLLMAVLGEMEKLRGYVGLRGTAAYVPQQPWVRNSTLRDNIIMEKEFDSVAYGAVLEACALNQDLAQLPCGDLTEIGEKGVNLSGGQKARVALARAVYQDRDVYLLDDPLSAVDAHVSKHIFNNVIGPQGLLAKKTRILVTHGLSYLRDTNVVVVMRGGTIVHTDTYDNLLGDSDASEILQESQKEEELSTTKSSEMSDEDEGEPVMEVDEMLSIVSKISRSSKGSRKGRKKQQKTIEDEKADLGRVKFSIYMTYFKSMGILRYFIPFAVTLVLNSVFVMGRNLWLTDWSNDNIPGADEALAKPLGLRLGVFALFGFLEVAALYLCLTSLILGGVAASLRLHKPLLHNILRNPLSHFDVTPLGRILNRLGKDMETVDLRLSSNFRFLAVAFMNVLQTCIIISISTPLFVAVIIPIFIIYLLILRYFIPCSRQLQRLASLTRSPIYSHFDESIQGATTIRAFGWADMFRRQNKEKLETHVRCSYFSLVSNRWLSVRLELLGSIVILATSLLAVMSRNWGTITAGAIGLSVSYSLNITFMLNLFVRQVSEVETNVVAVERIKEYTETAVEANWRRQQRPPVGWPSKGEIDFKDYSTRYRPGLDLVLKGLTVHISPGEKVGVVGRTGAGKSSLTLALFRIIEPAGGTILLDGVDISSVGLHDLRERLTIIPQDPVLFSGTLRFNLDPTSNYTDSEIWSAIEMASLKSFVKSLPFGLQHQIDECGGNISVGQRQLVCLTRALLRKSRVLVLDEATAAIDGQTDALIQSTIRKQFEDSTVITIAHRLNTIMDYDRVLVMESGRVEEFASPQQLLTNKNSMFYSMAASAGLT
- a CDS encoding hypothetical protein (NECATOR_CHRI.G1001.T2); this translates as MVSPGFQPYFLYTKGNPETSASFPNRQVLWWFSPLISKAYKNSLEIDSLFDLDEGLQSDNLQALWETEWNKSVTDYELRQRSQSSDKNFYTTESTPLISEIGKTYGTNQKTMSTDRDDVALPSIIGALWRMFKWEFIGGSVIKLFSDLIQFANPGFLSLLITFTESTDAPLYEGLFYSAGLFVSGVLRSLFLNNYFTIMFRIGTKIQSTLTTAVYNKTLKLSNSSRKQKTHGEIVNLMAIDVDRFRLITPQLQQYWSSPMQIIICTFLLWKTVGFAVFAGFLIMISLIPFNICMSLISKRWTVQQMRLKDERIRMTNEVLSGIKVVKLYAWEPALEDVIDQIRVKEMSLVRKAGVVKTLADMLNIAAPFLVALVTFTTYTLSSPDNILTPQIAFVSLTLFNQLRGPLMMAADLISQTVQVVVSNKRLKEFLVAEELSETVVDRDEDDTYYSDSADVASAAFAWDRNEPPQLHDIYLNIHKGQLVAVVGTVGAGKSSLLMAVLGEMEKLRGYVGLRGTAAYVPQQPWVRNSTLRDNIIMEKEFDSVAYGAVLEACALNQDLAQLPCGDLTEIGEKGVNLSGGQKARVALARAVYQDRDVYLLDDPLSAVDAHVSKHIFNNVIGPQGLLAKKTRILVTHGLSYLRDTNVVVVMRGGTIVHTDTYDNLLGDSDASEILQESQKEEELSTTKSSEMSDEDEGEPVMEVDEMLSIVSKISRSSKGSRKGRKKQQKTIEDEKADLGRVKFSIYMTYFKSMGILRYFIPFAVTLVLNSVFVMGRNLWLTDWSNDNIPGADEALAKPLGLRLGVFALFGFLEVAALYLCLTSLILGGVAASLRLHKPLLHNILRNPLSHFDVTPLGRILNRLGKDMETVDLRLSSNFRFLAVAFMNVLQTCIIISISTPLFVAVIIPIFIIYLLILRYFIPCSRQLQRLASLTRSPIYSHFDESIQGATTIRAFGWADMFRRQNKEKLETHVRCSYFSLVSNRWLSVRLELLGSIVILATSLLAVMSRNWGTITAGAIGLSVSYSLNITFMLNLFVRQVSEVETNVVAVERIKEYTETAVEANWRRQQRPPVGWPSKGEIDFKDYSTRYRPGLDLVLKGLTVHISPGEKVGVVGRTGAGKSSLTLALFRIIEPAGGTILLDGVDISSVGLHDLRERLTIIPQDPVLFSGTLRFNLDPTSNYTDSEIWSAIEMASLKSFVKSLPFGLQHQIDECGGNISVGQRQLVCLTRALLRKSRVLVLDEATAAIDGQTDALIQSTIRKQFEDSTVITIAHRLNTIMDYDRVLVMESGRVEEFASPQQLLTNKNSMFYSMAASAGLT